In the genome of Terriglobales bacterium, the window GTGGTGGAGCGCATCTACGCCCGCGCCAAGTCCAGCGACCGCTGCCTCACCGAGGCCGAGATCCTGGAATGCTGCCCGGCCGCGGCCGCGAAGACGACGACCACAGTCTCCTGAGCCGTCCCCGGCGGGTAAGCTGTACTATGTCTCCCTCCTCCCATGCCCACGACTGCCAAGATTGATGCCCCGCGCTCTCAGCAGGAAGTTGAGCGCGTAGCGGCTCTACCCGGCGTAAAACGGGCGTTCGCATGGTTCGCGGCGCATGAGCCGGACTTGCGCCGCTGGCAGATGGAATTGGCCCGCATCCCCGCTCCGCCCTTCGGGGAAGCCGCACGCGCCGAGTGGCTGCGGGCGCGCTTCGCGGATCTGGGATTGGAAGATGTGCACATCGATTCGGTGGGAAACGTCCTGGGCGTGCGCCGCGGCGCGGAGCGCGGCCCAAAGTTCGTCGCCCTCACGGCGCACATTGATACCGTCTTTCCCGCCGGCACGCCGCTCGACATCCGCGAAGAGGGCGGCAAGCTCTCTGGCCCCGGCATCTCGGACAACGCCTCCGGCGTCACGGCGCTGCTGGCGCTGGCGGCGGCGCTCGGCGAATCCGCGGCCGCAAATGCGGCCAGCCTCGTCTTCATCGGAAACGTCGGCGAAGAGGGCGAGGGCGACCTACGCGGCATGCGTCACATTTTTTCCGATGCGCAATGGAAAGATTCCATCGCCCACACCATCGTCGTGGACGGCTCGGGCTCAGACACCATCGTCAATCAGGCGCTGGGCAGCCGCCGCTTCGAGGTCACCGTGCGCGGGCCCGGCGGCCACTCCTGGTCGGACTTCGGCGCGCCCAATCCCATCGTGATCCTCGCGCGCGCCATCGCGACCTTCAGCCGCGCGAAGCTTCCCGCCGACCCGCGCACCTCGGCCAGCGTGGGCGTGATCCAGGGCGGGACCTCGGTCAATACCATCCCGGAGTCGGCCAGCGCGCGCGTGGACATCCGCTCCACCTCATCGCAAGAGATGGAGCGGCTGCAGCGCGCCCTGCGCCAGGCCGTCGAGGAGGCCGTGGCGGAAGATGCCACCGGGCAGCGCCGCGGGGCGTCAAAATCGCCAGTGAGCTTTGAGATTGCGCCAATCGGCAGCCGTCCGGCGGCGGAGTTGCGCGAGGGTGCGCGCATCCTGGAAGTCGTGCGCGCCGTGGACGCACACCTGGGCAACGCCTCGCGCCTGCACCGCGCCTCCACCGACGCCAACATCCCGCTCTCGCTCGGACTCGAGGCCGTCAGCCTGGGCGCGGGCGGCTCGGGCGGTGGCGCTCATACCTTGCACGAGTGGTACGACCCCACCGGGCGCGAGCTGGCGCTCCAGCGCATCCTACTGGCCGCGCTGGCACTTGCAGGAGTGAAGGAATGAGATTCCTGTCCGCCACGGATAAACGCGGATTCACACGGATGTTTACTCGCCTAGCAGTTGCACTGCTGCTCGTTTTCCTCCAAGCCGCCAAATCGCCCGCTGACGATGGGGTTCCCCCTGACATCATTTACGTCAACGGCCAATTTCTGATTGGCGCCATGACTTTTCTTGGACCCGAAGGCCGATTCCTGACAGGCTTTGCGGTTGGGCAACGCAAGGAGTGTCGCCCTAAGGATCCGAGGAGGATATGCAATAACCCTTCGTTTCGATCGCAAGCCTTGGCCATCCGAGACGGAAGGGTGGTTGAAAACGGCACGAATGTGCGGATCAGGAGCCTCGCCGGTCCGAAGACCATAGTCGTCGACCTCGGCGGGCGCTTCGTCATGCCTGGCTTCAACGACGCGCACACGCACCTGGCGTCGGGCGGGCTCACCAAGCTGCGCGTGAA includes:
- a CDS encoding M20/M25/M40 family metallo-hydrolase, encoding MPTTAKIDAPRSQQEVERVAALPGVKRAFAWFAAHEPDLRRWQMELARIPAPPFGEAARAEWLRARFADLGLEDVHIDSVGNVLGVRRGAERGPKFVALTAHIDTVFPAGTPLDIREEGGKLSGPGISDNASGVTALLALAAALGESAAANAASLVFIGNVGEEGEGDLRGMRHIFSDAQWKDSIAHTIVVDGSGSDTIVNQALGSRRFEVTVRGPGGHSWSDFGAPNPIVILARAIATFSRAKLPADPRTSASVGVIQGGTSVNTIPESASARVDIRSTSSQEMERLQRALRQAVEEAVAEDATGQRRGASKSPVSFEIAPIGSRPAAELREGARILEVVRAVDAHLGNASRLHRASTDANIPLSLGLEAVSLGAGGSGGGAHTLHEWYDPTGRELALQRILLAALALAGVKE